The Immundisolibacter sp. region TTACCACCATCGATGAGCGCGATGTTCACCGTGAACTCGCCGTTACGCTTCACGAACTCGCGCGTGCCGTCCAGCGGGTCCACCAGCCAGTAGCGTTGCCAGGCACGGCGCTGCGGATACGGGATGCTGTCGGACTCTTCCGACAGCACGGGCCACTGTGGCGTCAGCGCGCGCAGGCCGGCTACGATCAGAACGTGGGCGGCGCGGTCGGCCGCCGTCAACGGCGAACGGTCGTCCTTTTGCTCAACCGCGAACTCGCTCTCGTAGACTTCCAGTATGGCGGCGGCGGCGCGGCGGGCAATTTCAATCACCGCTGGCAACAGGGTGACAGGATCGGAGGCAACAGACATGCGAGGTCCCAGGAGCGGTAGAACGATAACGAGTAGGTAGAATGCAGCACGCTGTGAACGCCGCCGCCGAATGAACGATCAACTTACCAGACTCGCCAGCCGCGCCGAAACCCTGCTTGACCGCGTCGAAGCGTTGCTGCCGCCACCGCCCGTCGACATCGACTGGCAGCACACACTGGCGGCCCGGTGGCAGGCGCGGCGCGTCGGCCATGGCCTGCTGCTGCCCATCGACCAGCCGCAGCCGGCGCAGTTTGACGACCTGATGGGCATCGATCGCGCAAAAACCGCGCTCGATCGCAACACCCGCCAGTTCCTGGCCGGCGCACCGGCCAACGACGCCTTGCTGTGGGGCAGCCGCGGCACCGGCAAGTCCTCGCTGATCAAGGCGCTGCTGACGCGTTATGCGGGCAGCGGATTGCGCCTGCTGGAGGTGGACAAGGATCACCTGGTCGACCTGCCGCACATCGCCGCAGCGGTGTCGGGCCTGCCGCAGCGCTTCATCGTGTTTTGCGACGACCTGT contains the following coding sequences:
- a CDS encoding ATP-binding protein — encoded protein: MNDQLTRLASRAETLLDRVEALLPPPPVDIDWQHTLAARWQARRVGHGLLLPIDQPQPAQFDDLMGIDRAKTALDRNTRQFLAGAPANDALLWGSRGTGKSSLIKALLTRYAGSGLRLLEVDKDHLVDLPHIAAAVSGLPQRFIVFCDDLSFGSDEPAYKALKVALDGSLSGGREHLLIYATSNRRHLLPEYQEENTLTRHVGEEIHFAEAVEEKIALSERFGLWLAFHPFDQDRYLDIVRHWLTRLSCAVSEPADMREQALRWALTRGSRSGRSAWQFARDYAGRARLGEAP